The Pungitius pungitius chromosome 8, fPunPun2.1, whole genome shotgun sequence genome has a window encoding:
- the LOC119194281 gene encoding P2Y purinoceptor 1-like, producing the protein MAANATHGPCEGINLNFTHAFLPPVFVTVFVVGTLSNIWGLRSVYNSWSKIGSINVFMFNLGVADLLYLSTLPFLVYYYARRSHWQFGQAFCKVTRFCFNLNLYGSIGFLTCISVYRYLGIVHPMRVMGKITSRHSQAVSALVWLLVVIQILPDMFYDKNSPETPNSCYDTTSDELVRGYLAYSVGWAVTGFAVPLVIILVCYGHVVVVLARNANVNPLLKQRCLKLVVILLILFSVCFIPYHVFRNVNLKTRIMKLSGVCNARFRDIYIAHQVGRCLACLNSALNPLIYIVGNDEFLMKLHHIRRRARLSLAGVTGAVRYRRPVEADPDSPSETPELMKA; encoded by the coding sequence ATGGCTGCAAACGCCACGCACGGACCTTGCGAGGGCATCAACCTGAACTTCACGCACGCCTTTCTGCCGCCCGTCTTCGTCACAGTGTTCGTCGTCGGGACACTATCCAACATCTGGGGGCTCCGGAGCGTGTACAACAGCTGGAGCAAAATCGGAAGCATCAACGTGTTCATGTTCAACCTCGGGGTGGCGGACCTTCTGTACCTGTCCACCTTGCCCTTCCTCGTGTACTACTACGCGCGCCGCAGCCACTGGCAGTTCGGCCAGGCTTTCTGCAAGGTGACGCGCTTCTGCTTCAACCTCAACCTGTACGGCAGCATCGGCTTCCTCACCTGCATCAGCGTGTACAGGTACCTGGGCATCGTGCACCCCATGCGCGTGATGGGGAagatcaccagccgccactcgCAGGCCGTCAGCGCGCTGGTCTGGCTGCTCGTCGTCATCCAGATCCTGCCCGACATGTTCTATGACAAGAACAGTCCGGAAACACCAAACTCGTGTTACGACACCACGTCGGACGAGCTGGTCCGCGGCTACCTGGCGTACAGCGTCGGCTGGGCCGTCACGGGTTTCGCCGTGCCGTTGGTCATCATCCTGGTCTGCTACGGTCACGTGGTCGTGGTCCTCGCCAGGAACGCCAACGTGAACCCTCTGCTGAAGCAGAGGTGCTTGAAGCTGGTCGTGATCCTGCTGATCCTCTTCTCCGTGTGCTTCATCCCGTACCACGTGTTCCGGAACGTCAACCTGAAGACCAGAATCATGAAACTGAGCGGGGTCTGCAACGCCAGATTCCGCGACATCTACATCGCGCACCAGGTGGGCAGATGCCTGGCGTGTCTGAACAGCGCCTTGAACCCGCTCATATACATCGTGGGGAACGACGAATTCCTCATGAAGCTCCATCACATCAGGAGGCGGGCCCGGCTGTCCCTGGCCGGCGTGACGGGGGCCGTCCGGTACCGCAGGCCGGTGGAGGCGGACCCGGACTCGCCATCGGAGACTCCCGAGCTGATGAAAGCATGA
- the si:ch73-267c23.10 gene encoding serine incorporator 1, producing MGAVLGAFSLASWVPCLCSGATCLMCSCCPSTRNSSVTRIIYASILLLGTIVACIMLSPGVDEQLKRIPGFCEDGAGSSIPGLQADVNCQMFVGYKAVYRICFGMSMWFLGFALATINIKNSRDPRAAIHNGFWFFKFAALVAITVGAFYIPDGPFTYTWFVAGSGGAFCFILIQLVLLVDFAHSWNESWVDRMETGSPRSWYAALLAVTIVNYILSFTAVVLFFVFYTKPDGCFINKFFISFNMLFCITVSVISVLPKVQESQTHSGLLQSSIITLYTMYLTWSAMTNEPDQECNPGLLKIFQQIAAPTPAPLEIENQTAVVIIGTEDPVLTSPYLQWWDAQSIVGLAIFVLCILYSSIRSSSTSQVNKLTMASKDSAILAEGGSSPDLSEESTGPRRLEDNERDMVQYSYSFFHFMLFLASLYIMMTLTNWYSPDADYTITSKWPAVWVKITSSWVCLSLYTWTLVAPMILTERDFS from the exons ATGGGAGCCGTTCTGGGAGCCTTTTCTCTCGCAAGCTGG GTGCCGTGCCTGTGCAGCGGTGCAACATGTCTGATGTGCAGCTGCTGCCCGAGCACCAGGAACTCCTCTGTGACCAGGATCATCTACGCCTCCATCCTGCTGCTGGGGACCATCGTCGCCTGCATCATGCTGTCGCCGGGTGTAGATGAGCAGCTGAAGAgg ATCCCAGGCTTCTGTGAAGACGGGGCTGGCTCTTCTATCCCCGGCCTGCAGGCCGACGTCAACTGTCAAATGTTTGTGGGCTACAAGGCAGTGTACCGCATCTGCTTTGGCATGAGTATGTGGTTCCTGGGGTTCGCCCTCGCCACGATTAACATCAAGAACAGCAGAGACCCCCGAGCCGCCATCCACAATGG ATTTTGGTTCTTTAAGTTTGCTGCCTTGGTGGCCATCACAGTCGGTGCCTTTTATATTCCAGATGGGCCATTTACATACA CGTGGTTTGTCGCGGGCTCTGGTGGAGCTTTCTGTTTCATTCTGATCCAGCTGGTGCTCCTGGTGGACTTTGCCCACTCGTGGAACGAGTCCTGGGTGGACAGGATGGAGACTGGCAGCCCCAGGAGCTGGTATGCAG CTTTGCTGGCGGTCACAATTGTCAACTACATCCTGTCATTTACTGCTGTGGTGCTGTTCTTTGTGTTCTACACCAAGCCTGATGGATGCTTCATCAACAAGTTCTTCATCAGCTTCAACATGTTGTTCTGCATCACAGTCTCTGTTATCTCTGTGCTGCCTAAAGTACAG GAGTCTCAGACACATTCAGGTCTTCTACAGTCCTCCATCATCACCCTGTACACCATGTATCTGACCTGGTCTGCCATGACCAATGAGCCTG ACCAAGAATGCAACCCAGGTCTACTGAAGATCTTCCAGCAAATTGCGGCCCCCACCCCTGCTCCCCTGGAGATAGAGAACCAGACGGCCGTGGTGATCATCGGCACCGAGGATCCAGTCTTGACGTCCCCGTACCTGCAGTGGTGGGATGCCCAGAGCATCGTGGGGCTCGCGATTTTTGTCCTGTGCATCCTCTACTCAAG CATTCGTTCGTCCAGCACCAGCCAGGTGAACAAACTGACCATGGCCTCCAAAGACTCGGCCATCCTGGCTGAGGGCGGAAGCAGCCCCGACCTCTCAGAGGAGTCCACAGGACCCAGGCGGCTCGAGGACAATGAGCGAGACATGGTCCAGTACAGCTACTCTTTCTTCCACTTCATGCTCTTCCTGGCCTCACTTTACATTATGATGACCCTCACAAACTGGTACAG CCCGGATGCAGACTACACCATCACCAGCAAGTGGCCAGCAGTGTGGGTGAAGATCACCTCCAGCTGGGTGTGCTTGAGCCTGTACACGTGGACCCTGGTGGCCCCCATGATCCTCACCGAGCGAGACTTCAGCTGA
- the LOC119229395 gene encoding uncharacterized protein LOC119229395 — protein sequence METLWNIPIMVKAIVIVLHCGGSSADTTRRIGVLVGAEVTLSCLFDKRSTLAEWSELTIEWNVMDERAEKRVLYTFEDSRAHVSREDSAVDRMQLLEGDASLRIGNVTVGDGGLYTCRVITPVVHTETTWLEVLARPSVSLPETAAVMEGEEKLIQCDITGFYPEKLAVTWHIQNGSHVVHVGAGLLSHVCTGMSARNPDGTYSIRSGLTLPSSAVKGGDVRIICQVEHRTFSRPYNRSVTLAVKAQSQPPYSAVTLIAVSSVISLLLVTSVTGGARLLYTSFCQAPPSVSEISLPSIVYAGEATDLECTIRGARQRVLNVKWFKLRSAADSAGQSEGDPLLSAEDLSQQACLQSDGTRHTSVLTVCPTVADDGTEYCCVVLCRDHSVSRKTTVWVKVEPSFLHITSIPQIPRVEWPLVLCCRVENFYPRDVDLEWSRSDGEPVCSVSHFGPFSNHSGLYSVWSEIHLRMSTEDERAVYTCRVYHCSFPSPGYKDVLYHINTQGSPPDVMFIDCEPLCPLPNKECTLHLCIRDFCPEGVSVTWTKDGETVSSGVFNTPPSLNINGLYSMFSFLKLTPREVDWGCEFRCRVVHSAQLEPEERLFTLPAPPPPSGC from the exons ATGGAGACCCTATGGAACATACCAATAATGGTTAAAGCCATAGTTATTGTTTTGCACTGTGGAG GTTCTTCAGCCGACACGACGAGGAGGATCGGTGTCTTGGTGGGTGCAGAGGTGACTCTCAGCTGCCTTTTCGACAAACGCTCCACGCTGGCGGAGTGGAGTGAGCTCACCATCGAGTGGAACGTGATGGACGAGCGTGCCGAGAAGAGGGTCTTGTACACCTTTGAGGACAGCCGGGCGCATGTGAGCCGGGAGGACTCTGCGGTGGACCGAATGCAGCTGCTAGAGGGCGATGCGTCTCTGCGCATTGGTAACGTGACCGTGGGAGATGGAGGGCTGTACACCTGCAGAGTCATCACACCTGTGGTCCACACGGAGACCACTTGGCTGGAAGTGCTGG CTCGGCCTTCTGTGTCGCTCCCGGAAACGGCGGCagtgatggagggggaggaaaagcTGATACAGTGTGACATCACAGGTTTCTACCCAGAGAAGCTGGCCGTGACCTGGCACATCCAAAATGGCTCCCACGTCGTCCATGTGGGTGCAGGCCTTCTCTCCCACGTCTGCACCGGAATGTCCGCTCGCAACCCAGACGGCACGTACAGTATCCGCAGTGGCCTCACGCTGCCTTCCTCGGCTGTGAAGGGTGGAGACGTGCGCATCATCTGCCAGGTGGAGCACCGGACCTTCAGCAGGCCGTACAACAGATCTGTTACGCTGGCTGTTAAGG CTCAGTCACAGCCCCCCTACAGTGCCGTCACACTGATAGCTGTCAGCAGTGTCATCAGCCTGCTGCTGGTCACCTCCGTCACTGGAGGCGCTCGGCTTCTCTACACCAGTTTCTGTCAAG CTCCACCGAGTGTTTCTGAAATCAGCCTGCCCAGCATCGTGTACGCCGGGGAGGCGACCGACCTCGAATGCACCATCCGAGGGGCCCGACAGCGGGTCCTCAATGTGAAATGGTTTAAATTAAGAAGCGCAGCAGACTCAGCGGGGCAGTCCGAAGGGGATCCTCTGTTGTCCGCTGAGGATCTGAGCCAACAGGCTTGTCTCCAGTCGGATGGCACGCGCCACACGTCTGTCCTCACTGTGTGTCCCACTGTCGCTGACGACGGGACGGAATACTGCTGTGTGGTGCTGTGCAGGGACCACAGCGTCAGCAGAAAGACCACAGTCTGGGTGAAAG TGGAGCCGTCTTTCCTCCACATCACCAGCATCCCTCAGATCCCCAGGGTGGAGTGGCCGCTGGTCCTCTGCTGTCGGGTGGAGAACTTCTACCCCCGGGACGTGGACCTGGAGTGGTCCAGGAGCGACGGGGAGCCCGTCTGCAGCGTGTCTCACTTCGGACCTTTCTCCAACCACAGCGGCCTCTACAGCGTGTGGAGTGAGATTCATCTGCGCATGTCCACAGAGGACGAGAGGGCCGTGTACACCTGCCGGGTTTACCACTGCAGCTTCCCGTCTCCGGGGTACAAGGATGTCCTGTACCACATCAACACTCAAG GGAGTCCTCCGGATGTGATGTTCATCGACTGCGAGCCGCTGTGCCCCCTGCCCAACAAAGAGTGCACTCTGCACCTGTGCATCAGAGACTTCTGTCCCGAAGGCGTGTCTGTGACTTGGACTAAAGATGGAGAGACGGTGTCCTCGGGTGTCTTCAACACTCCCCCGAGCCTGAACATCAACGGCCTCTACTCCATGTTCAGTTTCCTCAAGCTCACCCCCAGGGAGGTTGACTGGGGCTGCGAGTTCAGGTGCCGTGTGGTGCACAGCGCCCAGCTGGAGCCCGAAGAGAGGCTGTTCACGCTGcccgcgccccccccgccctccggctgcTGA